In Alosa sapidissima isolate fAloSap1 chromosome 5, fAloSap1.pri, whole genome shotgun sequence, the genomic stretch CTCTACAGCAAGCATAAATGACATGTCGTGACCTAATACATTGTCaaggcatttttttttatccaggCACGCGTGAGCATTTACTAGGGAACATTGTGTATGGGTAGCACCCTTCATAAGTGATGAGTATACAAATTTTCATTAccgtaaatgtaaatgtaaaaaaatatataaaatgtaaaatgtaatgtatCACTACCTAATCTGATTAAATGATGACTATGCACTAGTACTATCAAATATGTGTAATACTGCTAAATATGGTCACCGGTACGCCACACTATGGAGCCGGGCCTTCAGCCCCCTGCCATAGGTTGCCCCTGCTGACCAAAATGGGGTCTTACCCGTCCTTGGGCACTGCCTGAGCCACAAACTCCGCCACGCCTTTTCGGCGGGCCGGGGCCATCAAGCATTTCAAGCAAGCATTACTATCCAACTCTTCTGAATGGTCTTGCAGGTGAGGGCTAATCCTTTCATCTACACGTAATGAGTATTTGTTAGCAATACGTCAACATCCCTTTTACCTCTCTCTTGTCGCACTATGCTCTTTTGAGGCGACTATTCGTATCAGGTCACAGCCCATGACTTCTATCCTTTTTTCTCTGTCACCTGGGCATGCAGGTACATGTCTTGTGAGTTACCTatcagtattgtgtgtgtgtgtacagacataGCATCTATTTATTATTGTCGTGTATAGGTGTGGGCGCCTCGCAGGTCCCCACCCTATTCTTACCAAACCGGTGGCCGGAGGGCCAGATAAGTCTGGAGCCCCTCCACTATTTGATTCTCATGTCCGTGTTTGTCCAGGTACATTTCTTCATACTCATTTTCCACGACCATCAATTGTTTGGCCAATTGTCTCTTGGAGCAGATTTTTCCGCAGCATTGGGTAAAACAGCAGAACAGTCCTACCACCAGGGCAGCTCCAAGCAGTATCTTTCCAAAAAACGGTAAAATTTGTGCCCCCTGTGACCCAAAAGTGTTCTTCAGCCACTGAGTTTACTGGTCTAAAAATTTCTGACATGTCACCTACGTCGAACGTCAGTCCTTTTCCAGAAATTTCGTGGGCTTCTTTGTTCAAATCCTAGATCTGTTCATTGCATTTGTGAAATCCTCCATATCTTCATCTGCTCCAGGGATGTATGTGCAGCATGACTCTGTCCCTACAACTGCACACACTCCCGCTTCTTTGGCCACTAACCAGTCCAGTTGTATTCAGTCTGCGGTCCAATGCTGTCCACTTTTTTCAACTCAGCGGAACGTGAAATCCTTTGGCTGACGTTGTCAGCAGGATTCAATGAAGTCCTCTGTAACGGCTGGTCTGTCACTAGGAAGGTCAAAGGACCAGGTTCCCCAGTCGATTGTGTCCCTGTACTGGCGCGGGggcggcggcggtggcggtgttgcttccccttcctctccttctgGTCCCGACGCTTCTTCGGTGTAGCCTTCATCATTGTAGGGGCTGTGGAGACGACTGTACAGCCAGCTGCAGCAACGGCTGGAGGGCTGGCTCTCGGGGCAGCTGTCATGGTCTCGGATACCTGGGGATTCGGAAGTGGCCTCAGTGCTGGGTCCACCTCCTCCCGCTTGGGCCTAGCTTGACCCCATCATCAACAGCACCTGCAGAAACAGATAGGGGAGAGAAAACACCATGCCCCCTAGGCACATCACACCTAGAGCCAGTATCGGAGACGGCAGTATCCTCCTTGCCGTACCCCTACTCGTACTTGATTCTCCCCTGGATTCCCCACCACCATCATTCTCCCCAGGGGAGTCTGGTGGGGGTCCTGGCAGTCCTTGGTTCCCCTCATCATCGTCTGACTCCTCCGTGACGCCGCACCTTCTTCGGTCCTCCTCTCCaatctcctttctttcttcttctgctCATGGAAAATTGCCCTGTGAAACTTAAGAAAGTTATTTAACATAACTGTTCACTCCTGCTCTAAAATTTCTAACGAAGGTCTCCGATCGTCACTAATTCGGGGAGTAGGTATCGTTCTTCCAGTCACCATTTCATGCGGCTTAAGGTGCGTGATGCGATTCTTTTCATAACGCATTTTCATCAATGCTATTGACAACACACCTACCCATTTTAGATTAGGCAAATTTGGATCTGCATTCGAGCTCTGGAAGAtcttcaaaattatgttttttaacGTGCCGTTTGCAATTTTTACCCCATGTATTAGCTGTGAAGCTTTGCCATTGTCACTGCTAATTATTTCTGGAATTCTGAATCTGGGGATCACTTCTCTTGATAGAAAGCAAATCACAGTTTTTTCACCCACCTTAAGTATCGACATGCTATCACTAAAACATGTTTGTATGAATTGACTATTTTCCCCATGtcaatgtaatccattactagATGTTTAAATGGACCTTCTGGGAGTAGGATGTGTCCCAGGGGTCTTGGCCCTATGCCTATTTTTATGCCTTTTCTTGTGTTGCTTATTACACAAATGTGACAATTTCTCAACACATGAGCAATGCGATCCTGAAGTGATGGTGCCCAAAATCCTCTGTCAAGAATCTGCTGCCTAACCTTCCCCCTTTGCACAAGTGATCCACACTATGTGCATGATAATAATGAGATCGACCAGCTGATTCGGGACCACCATCCTGCCGTCATGGTTCCACCACACGCACACCCCATTGTGCCCAGAAGACTTTTTCACTATCAGGGGCAAGTTCTGTGCCTCCTTTATGTCATTAAGCCTGAGTTGGGGGTCGATTATGACAACTCTGACTCCTCCACCACCTGGTAAGTCTGTTATAGCTAGGACCCGCATAACTATTGGGTCTGGGTCTGTTAGCAGCTGGTCCAGTACAAATTGCTGGCCGCCAATTGAAGAGCCCTATAGTACATGGCATGCCATCTAAAATGGATCTGCTGCGCAACACTGTATGTGGTTCGTTCTCCTGAGGGGGTTTTGGGACTGTTAAGCCTTCTTGCCTATAGGGCAGCAAAttacaggctggtaaggaaagctggctctgtagtgggagctgaactggagtgcatcacttcaatatttgacaaaaggatcctgaacaaactgatcaacatcttggacaatgagtggcatccactccacagcactattgtaaagcagaagagcctgatcagctggagacttcgctcactgccttgcacaacagacagactgaggaagtcatttgtccccagggccattgaactgttcaatgcttcacttaagggaagaggagatatagacttctctgcatagtctgtctgcctcttcaccccctccatgttggatactgtctgtccacaagccactttttaccactgtctttctgcctcactgtttgcgtgctatattagcacattagcacatacgcataacccctccctccatgccacagccgaactgtggccacacttataccttttcttaaaatagttatatagatatatagatatatagactttattcttgcactgttgcaatGTTGGACTtattcatttgcactatcaccatgaccactatcaccatgacacttactcacacagagcaccttaccttaccttaccttactatgcacagagaatcacagggtcagtccctgcttcagtcattgcaagcgcctcttgattgattaatcaccactatgtggatactgtttttagaattgattaagattaagtgttagttagtataatttgtattttagtatatttagtatattctttatctcctattgtccttattgcttagttgtgtttttatattatatacttttaattactttttctgctgttagtgaatgtgtgtttgttgtctgtatgctactgcgaccttgaatttcccctggggatcaataaagtatctatctatctatctatctagcttctGTCGCTACCTCATCTGCCTTAATTAGCATTACCTAGGGTAATGTGATCCTACCCCTTACAGTGTGCTTTGCATTTGCATATAGCTAGCCTTTTTGGTCGCATCATGGCAGCTAATAATGACTGAGTTTGTTCCAAATGTTGGATTGGACTACCATCTGATTTTTTGGAAGCCTCTTTGCTTCCACTGTGCGCCATGCACATGCCAAACATTGTGGGCATATGCACTGTCAGTGTATTGCGTCCTGTCCTTCAGCTAGTGAGCATGCTGCTGTCAATAAGCTTCCGCTAGTTGAGCTGAACACGGTTGTGTACAGGGCTTGCACCTGACTGTAATGACATTTTTTGTGATCCAATGTTTGTACTACACTGAACCCTCcatgtgttttgttgttatAATTATGACTAGAGGCATCTACAAGGTATGTTATCCCCTCCCTTAGTGGCTTGCTCTCTAGATTCTCCCTAAGCTTAGGGAAGGCTACTGAGTCTGCCACACAGTTGTGTGGTACACCCTCATAGTGAAGAGGAACAATACCTGTCGGGTTCCCTGCTGTGTCACATGTCTTTATGCTAAAGTCAGGGCAGAGAGACAGGTTGTATTGATACCTTATTCCTCCATACAGGCCATGCATGCATGTAGGGATTGTCATATGGACATCTTTTGACCTAAGGTGTATTATTGAGGGCTTCTTCCAGGGCTGTTTCTTGACTTTGGCATCCTCTGCTCCTTTTAGAATAGAATAGACTtcaattgtcattgtgcagtagTACCAATTTACTTGTGTAGCCTCTAAAACAATGCTCACATTCATATACAAACTCACATAATCATCTAAATAAGAAAATCTAAAAATATTATAAATGTATTCAATTTGGCATATAATCCCTATCTAGAAAGTGCAGCTGCGCTAGCTGGGGAGTGAGGGGCATGATTGTTTCTAAGACCCTCCACTCTCAGGTGATGTTTGCTGCTTACTTTTACAACAAGAGTTTTGATTTTTAACGTTCAATAGTacctgtgtgtatgagagaggccTGCTctagcctgcatgtgtgtgtgggacttcTTTGGCTCTTCTGGGCAGTCAGCCAACTCTGTGTTATCAGTTAATTCTGGGCAGTCAGCCAGCTCTGCAACTGGCCAACTCTGGGCAACCGTGTGCCTCCATCTGTGTGCTTAGTGTCTGTGGGCAAACATTACTCCATACAATTATTTCTCTCTtacttattttatttacttatttcaGTTTTACACAAGTTATCAACTTTTAACAGTTTACACTCTATTTCTTCATTACTGTAATGTGATTGCTCTACTGAGGTGAATACATGAACCTTCTAACAGTGTTATAACTAGATTTCTTTATTAATGCAAGGATGTTGTTCTACTGAAATTAATACAATTTGCCATGTGCATCACAACCCTTTACTATTTCTGTTGAGGGGAGTTTGAGTTCTTTTATCAAAGCATTTATGTCCAAAGCATGTGTCTGGTGCAAGTCCATGATCAGTATTATGAGGGCTGCCTCAATTGATCCAGTTTTTATTCCAACCTCCTCCAACCGAacatctctctgtccctcgGCGATCTCCTCAATCAcaagtgtatgtctgtatgttccCGCCATCTGTTGTAGGCCCATGCCCAcgtaataaaataagcaaacagaaaatggcacACACTCAGTATTTTCACATAACAAatttaaacaaattaaaatattcTGTTCTGAGGGTTTCTATATCTCCGAAATGTCACTGGctcattttattctattctgaGGTTTTTCCTACCTGTCCAGTGACATCGGCTCATTTCATTCTTTTCTGAAggtttgtctgcctgtctgttccCTTTGACTTTCAAAGGCTTCAGAATTCTCTCATTATTCTGACTTCTCTATCGCATAGAGAAAATACCATATCATCAtaaaacacatgcacttttAAGATCAACAGTGTAACCCAATCTCCCTCCTATGTCTCCGCTATTCTTTTGAGGATTCAGTAAACAACTCAGTCCCGGGCTACCCACAAGTCAACAACAGCCTGGCTCTCCCTAATATAAGCAAAATTGCTTACCTTTTACCGGCTGCTGGGAGCTGCTTCACCCGGGGCAGAACTGCTTTCCTGATGAATCCTGTGTCAAATGTCAGTTGGAACCTCCAGATCTGCCGTGGAAAAACTCTGGTCCACTTCCCGAATCCAATTAGTAATTAATCACTTAACTATTTACTAATAAGCACTCTGGAACAAGGAAGGAGACAATGTAGACAGGAGatctctgaagactgttgatctttattcacTGTATTGCAGTGATAGTCCAGCCTAAATGATGTCCAGACCAGGTGTCAAGCAATAGGGTGAGGTAAGATGTCATTAGCTGGCgccccccgatgagatctgactaAAAGATGGCTGAGGCCTATCTCTTATACTCCTTAACCTTAGAGTTGGGCCCTCTCCTCTCGCCACTCTCGAAAGACACCTGTTGGCCAATCAGCATCCACCAGGGCTATGAGTATTGGTGGAAACCATTTTCCCATCATGCATAAAATTAAATGCAAAACTGTCTGGTTCTGGGTCTTTCTGGTTCTATCCAGTTGGTCGTAAGCAAGGCTTCTTATCTTGCCACCTGTTACTTGGCCTTGCTGTTATCATCACCAGCtctgcatcctcctctctctcttgaccATCTAATGAGAGGCCTAGTGTCACTGGAATCTCCCGCAGCCCACTCCTTGACTGCTGGTCTGGTCTGTTCAAGATGTGTACAGGCCTTTAAGTCTCATAATAATTGCAATATTATACAGTTTATAAAAACCATACATGCATCCTTTAAGCCATAGAAATCCACCACAGTATGCCTTTGTGTGGCTAGTAGTTAAGCAGTAGTTCAACTTAAAAGAGAGCACTGATCAGATGCTACAGGAGacaaaggcagagagaaaagGCAGTACGTAATTTCACGGAAATAATGACCAATTTGCCAGTAGTTTGAGATGAAGATATTTAAAAGTGTTACTGCTACACATCTTTGTTTTCTGAAAAAAACTCCCTCCTACTATTACAACTGAATAATATTGTGTTTTCCTAATTGATATGATTACACTTTTTGTATGTCCTTTCAAATTCATATATGATGTAGCCTCCTTGGACACAGAATCAGAGAAGATGGAAGAGACTGACACTTCAGACAGATGATacagatatatactttatttacCCCATAGGATTTAACTTGTACAGTGCatttcctgaaaacaattattgaCTAAGTGACACCTTTTAGTCACTAGATCAGAGAGCTATGTTACATTTCTGgggtctttttttctttcatatcATTCCTTCATTAACACCAgaacaaagaaagacagaaaacaatAGGTAACGTTTGAATCATAAGGATTCAGTATCCTACTGTCATCTTTCAGTGAATATCATGACTTCAAGATCCAACAGACAACCCTGTTGAACTTACAAAGTTATTTTCTCATTGTTAAAGCAGCTAGCTATTTTTGTACCATTAACATATCAAGCAGTTACCAGTTAGTAACCAAGTGTAATCCATGAGAAAAAggcttaaaaaacaaaacaaaataaaagatgGCACTATATAtagttttaattttttttcaaggaaCACCATTCAACAACACATACACCAATGTTTGGGAACCACAGCCAATTTTTAGAAAAGGAAGTAACTGAAACTCATCGTGATATTGAATGCATGATGACACCGTGTCATGACATATCACATTCAGAGACAGCAGACAAAGCAAAACAAGGACGTACAGAAATCTCTCACAAACATCCCCTCGTGCAAAAGTATGTGGGCTTAACCTTTACCTTCTGAATGTATTACAAAAACccagatgctgaatttaacgtTAGCAAAAATTtggaagtgaaaaaaaaaaagttatatttTGACAGATTCCCGTCATCATCTGGCTCCCCCAATATCATCTGGCTCcctcaagttgtccaaattggACCAACATGGGTCCTGCTGAATATGAGCATTATATTCTGGATTCTGGGAAAAAGAACCTTTACACAATCTGCTTTTAAATTTagcttaataataaaaaaaaaaaaataactgtgCATGATCCTTTTTTCTTCACCCAATAATAAAGGCAAACTGcagaaacagacaaacacacagctcaCTGAATGCACGTGAATATGAATGATTGAGCCtttcagtaccccccccccaataGTCCACACTCCCCAGTCACAAACATCACACTCCCCAATCACAAACATTACATTCAAGCATTGCAGAGCCCACAACCACATACAACAGCAAGTAAACAGCAGATGTATCCCTTTGCTTGGGTTTGGTCTCAAATTCCCTCAAAATATACAACAAATGTGTAGTGCACAAaataataagaataaaaaaaaaattgatttttttcaaTACTTTAGCagcattttcttttttatttccttAAATAGTTACGCCTCCAGTATGATGAACGAAAGGCTTCAAAGTTTCAAACTTCAGGGGATGTGAGAGATTGTCCTCTgaggtgtgtggttgtgtttatttatggtgtgtgtgtgtgtgtgtgtgtgtgtgtgtgtgtgtgtgtgtgtgtgtgtgtgtgtgtaagcagtggGGCAGGTCAAGGTGTCACTGATGTCCAGGTTAAAAGGATGTTGGAACAAGGGGAACTCCAGTTCAAGCTGAAGGCTTCTCCACCAGTCCAGCAGAGGGCACTGTAAGGAGAAAGCCCTACCTCCCTACACAGAGGGCCAGAGCCAGGGGCCAGCAGGACGCTGCAACCTCCTCGGCCTGAAGGTGCTGTCTACCAAAGTAGGGGCTTCACAAGGACAACCGCCATTTCACAAAATAGCCCCTCCCCACCTATCCACCCATTTCAAACTCTCTTTGTCCTTTTCTGTCCAGCCTTTTCAGTCATTGTCCATCTCAGAGCGGTCGGTCCATCATCCAACACAGACCAACTTCTCAAGTGACACACTCCCAACTACCTCCCAgttctcttcctccacctcctcattGTCATCACCCGCAAGGACAGTTTCATGGCGGGTGTGGGGGGCGTGTGTAATCAgtaggtgtgggtgtgggtgggttggttggttggattggggggggggggggggggcaactagGGCTCCCCAGCCAAAGTGGTCGAATGCACATCTGGGGGCTCAACCAACGGTGAGCAGTGCCAGGCCAAACTGCACCAGGCCCGAGTagaggggttgggggtgggggggagtggACACAGGCAGGGCAGGTCGCGAGGTTCAGAGAGGCCCTCAGCTGGAGGCGGTGGCGATGGGCTTCTTGAGCTGCTGGCTGCGGATCTCGCGCGTGCGCGACTCCAGCAGCAGGTCGTGGCAGGTGTTGCACACCAGGACCGGGTCGTACAGCTGCTGGTCTGGAATGGGCAACTTCAGGTGGCAGCAGTCTTTGCAGAACACGTTGCCGCAGTTCctgaacaacaaaaacaaaacaacagaagaGAAACTTCAGAAACGGCAAaaactttgtttttttgtgtttttgtcttttagCAAATCTTTGGTCTTCTATTTAGAACGGTTCTGTGGCATATGTAGAAGGTGCAGGGGAGGCGAGGACTGTTGTTAAGGGTTACGGTGAGGATCACATTGGAAATACCGAAGTGGAAGTgtaacgctcagaccataataagtcaTAAAAAGTTCTCTCTCGTTCCGAAGTTACACCAGCGTTCTATGTTCTGTTGCTTAAACTGCCAATTGATAAGCCTCGCCGCTACACTTTGAAAGTGGAGCCGCATAAAGGTCGTCACTGGGGCTGGCTTACATGAGCAGGACTCACCTGCAGTGATGGCGTCTCTTGGCAATCCAGAACTCAGAGTCACAGTTAAAGCAATGTGAGGCCATGTGATCGGGAACCCATCGTGTAACCTGTAGAGATCAAAATACACACATCGTAAATATACAAACCACAAaacacagacacgtacacacacacacacacacacgcgcaaacacacCCGAAACGCTAACAGCAGAGAAgaaagcagcagtgtgtgtgtgtgtgtgtgtgtgtgtgtgtgtgtgtgtgtgtgtgtgtgtgtgtgtgtgtatgtgtgtgtgtggtgagaggcAGGCGTGGTGTGGATGTGTCGGAGGGCGAGAGGTGCGGAAAGAGAGCGAGAAACCTGCAGAAGGCTATGAGGGGCGCTGACCTCTGTGTCCTTCCGCTCGATGCGATCCCAGCTGCCCTCGCTGAAGCGGTCCTCGCTGTGGTCAGACAGGGAGTCCTCCTCAGCGCTGTCGTCTGACTCCCTCAGGCACGTcttaaaacacaaatacacacacacacacacacacacgtcagcacAGCACTCTGAGGGGAACAAGACGTGCAAGACTTCATATAAATCACCATAACGTTCATGTCACATGCTTCACATCACATCCTTGCATCACGATGTACCCTGTCCTTCCATTAAGATGCACTGTAACATGGAAGTACAGTAGTATGTGCTGTGTGCTACAGCAACTACTTGGAGTTAAAATAacgagagagatgaacagacagagacacagactgagagacagacagacagacagactgagagacagacagacagactcacaaTGTCGTCCTCGTAGTCCATGTCGGGCTCGGAGGGCGGTGTGCAGTACTGCTTGCTCTCCAGTCTCATCTGCAGCTGTCTGACCTGCCGACGCAGCACCTCCACCTCCTGCTTGTATGTGGCCTCGATCTGACGCAGCCGCTGCTGCACCGCGTCCAGAGCCACCGGCAGGCCGTCGTCGTCCATGTAGGCCGGCGCCTGGGCCTGCAGCGCCGCCGATGACGATGGAGGCGGGGACGCGCTGGCCGTCGGCGAGGAGGACTGCGCTGCGGCCAGCAGCTGCCGCATGTACGGCCCCGACGAAGCGGTGGAGGCGCACAGCGCGGCGTAGCCCGAGCTCTTCACCGTCGACAGCCAGCTGGAGGACCCGGCGCCGGGACCGCTACCGTTCGCCGCCGTGGACGAGCGACCCGACAGGTCTCTGTCTCGGCGGCAGCAGTGGCCGTTGGCGGCGCCGCTGCCATTTCCGCTGGCTCCCTGGGCGCGCAGCAGCTTGCTGGCCAGTCGGCGGCTCTGGTAGCCGCCCTGCTGCAGTGCCCCTCCGCAGGCGGACTGCACCAGGCCCTGCACGCTGCCCCACGGCGAGCCCAGCAGCGTGAAGTCGCTCAGCTGGCTCTGGGAGACCAGCCGCCGGGCCGCACGGGCACACTCGGGCACGCCGCGCTCGCCACGCACGGCCACCAGCTCCCCCTTACACGGGCCCTCAGTCCTTCTGCCCTCCTCTTTAGAGCTACTCGGGGTCAGTGGCCGGGGCTGAGCCTGGGCCTCGCCTGAGCTGGCCCTCCGGAGCGGAGGCTGCTGGGGCGGGATGGCGCTCTGCTCGGTCAGGGTCTCGGTCGAGTCCTCCATTAAGGTGGGCCGCAGCGGGCGTTTGATGGCCAGAAGCTCCTTGGCTTCGGCAGTGCACCCCTCCAGAGGCTCGTcaagctcctcctcctcgttgTCTGCGTGGGAGACGCCGTTGAGGTCGGGGGGGTGAGGAGCGCTGGCGtctgcaacagcagcagctgggGAGAAGGGAGCGTCGCCACCGTTAGCGGTCCAGGGCAGCACCTCctgcaggggcaggggcaggggcggTGGGAGAGGGGGGCTGGCACAGCGGGGCGCAGGGGCCTGGTGGATGACCGCCGTGGGCACCGGGCAGTCCTGCCCCAGGGAGAGCGGATGGGGGAGGCAGGGCAGAGGTTGCGTGGTCAAGCACagctcctccccctccttcgACGCCCCCAGAGGAGCCTCCTCGCTGGCCGGCGCTGTGGCCGGCGGAGGCGTCTGGGGAGGCGTCTCCTCGCATGTCTCCACGTCGGGGTCCTCGCTGCCAAGGCCTGTGTCGGGCGTGTGCTCCTCCAGGCTAATGTCAGTGGGGGAGCCCGCCGGGCTGCCCACAGCGTCCAGGGCCACGCGGCCCTCCTGGCAGTGTTTGTTGAGGTTGGGGTCACTGGACGTGCGTGTGAGTGCCACCCCGTTTTCACAGGCAGACACGAGGTTGTCCATGGAGCGTGTCTTTGGAAGCCTGCAGAGAAAGGGCCATTTAAATGTACACATTCAGTTTCATCTAGGAGGCAGCACAACCAAAACAGCTAAAGGAATACATATTATGTGAATtaaaatgtcaaaaagtgaaTATTTCAATGTCTGTTAAGTGTAGGCATTATGGCTGAAATGCACTTCAGACGCTGACGGTGCTGAACATGGCTTCTTGTTTCTAGAACTTTCAGTTGCACTACCTCTGATAACCACTAGAGGCCAGACTTCACCCAGACTATGCAGAACATTGGCTTTGAGACAGGGAGGTGGCAAACTGATCTCGTTCCCAATTTTACATGCAGTTTTAATGTGGATCATCATAATTCTTCATCAGTCTCTGCCTCTGAAAACATTGTCTTTTTGCATCAAGGATGAGAGAACAGAGAAATTACTTCTATGCTACAATGAATCCTCAATTTGTGGCTTGTGCCTTGACTGACAGAATTCACCCCAGCAGACAAGGCACTTAGAAGTATAGCCATGACACTAATTGCAAATGAAAAACACTTGTGTAGTCTgacccattcaaacacattggAAAAGCATTGGAGAGGGAATCGTTTCACTGTGAGCTGTGCAGTCTGAGAAGGACTCCTCTATCTCCTGGACCATGTCTGAGGTTAACAGCCCGTGACAGGCGGCTGTGCCGTGGACAGACAGGTAGGCAGGGACAGGTGGTGTCTCACCTGTCGAGGGAGCGCGAGGTGAGCTCCTCGCCCTGGCCACAGGGGGACAGGTAGATCTCCATGGCGTCCTCGGCAGCGGTGCAGGGCGACGAGGTGGGGAGGTAGACGGCCGTCCACAGCTGCAGGGCACGCGTGTGACACACCGGCTGCAGCAcctgcatctcacacacacacacacacacacacacacacacacacacacacacacacacacacacacacacagtcagtacaAAACAACTCAAAAATGTATGGCTGCAGCCTCCTCTGCTATGCCACGTGAGGTCCAAAAGGCTATGGGTCATGGGGTGAGGCCCTATCCCCCAGTAAGGTCACATTCATAACAGGTTTAAGCATAACGTGACCCACTGGGCTTAAAAAAAACACTAGAAAAGGTGGGGTGCCGGGGCTTAAAGGGGGAATTATGCCTGGCCTTTTCTGATCCATTCATGTGTCAGACTGGAATGCTAACTGTCAGACAGCCAGACACGCCAGACACCTGACCCCGCGACCTCCAGCGCCTAGCCACACTTAGCATAAATATTAATAGCATTTTAGCCTTATCCTCAACCGTCAGGTCAGCTTATGACCTGAAATAGCAGTACAGGCCATTAGAAAAAACTAAAAACGTGGTGAACAAAGTGCATGCTCTGCCCACTGGTCAGCATTTGTTTTCAGTACAAAAGAATTGATCAATCGTTGCCAGTTTATTAAGAGAAGGCCATGGCAGGGGACTGTACCATGTCATGACTGGGTATGTAGAGAAAGTTCTGGAAGTTCTTGTTGCCGGTGCGGAGCAGGGACCAGACGGAGCAGGTGCGCTTGTAGATGTTGCGGGCCTCCCTCTCGCGAGCGTTGTTGCACAGGAACG encodes the following:
- the mtmr4 gene encoding myotubularin-related protein 4 isoform X4 — protein: MGEEGPPSLEYIQAKDLFPQKDLVKEEESLQVPFPVLQGEAVEYLGRADDAIIAISNYRLHIKFKDSIINTYPGVDNEISVPLRLIENVESRDMFQLHIICKDSKVVRCHFSTFKQCQEWLKRLNRAIAHPSRMEDLFALAYHAWCLGGSADDEDQHLHLCRPGDHVLQRLDVEVKRMGYDMQNAWRISDLNSNYKLCSSYPQKLLVPVWITDKELESVASFRSWKRIPVVVYRHQRNGAVIARCSQPEISWWGWRNTDDEYLVTSIAKACMLDRGNRGLGALSSSSSSSSKARGDGPDSSDGDFDSSLTVCPGPDANVAPQKLLILDARSYTAAVANRAKGGGCECEEYYPNCEVMFMGMANIHSIRNSFQALRTVCSQIPDPGNWLSALESTRWLQHLSVMLKAATLVCSAVERDGRPVLVHCSDGWDRTPQIAALAKILLDPFYRTMEGFQVLVETEWLDFGHKFGDRCGHQENADDVSEQCPVFLQWLDCVHQLLKQFPCLFEFNEAFLVKLVQHTYSCLYGTFLCNNAREREARNIYKRTCSVWSLLRTGNKNFQNFLYIPSHDMVLQPVCHTRALQLWTAVYLPTSSPCTAAEDAMEIYLSPCGQGEELTSRSLDRLPKTRSMDNLVSACENGVALTRTSSDPNLNKHCQEGRVALDAVGSPAGSPTDISLEEHTPDTGLGSEDPDVETCEETPPQTPPPATAPASEEAPLGASKEGEELCLTTQPLPCLPHPLSLGQDCPVPTAVIHQAPAPRCASPPLPPPLPLPLQEVLPWTANGGDAPFSPAAAVADASAPHPPDLNGVSHADNEEEELDEPLEGCTAEAKELLAIKRPLRPTLMEDSTETLTEQSAIPPQQPPLRRASSGEAQAQPRPLTPSSSKEEGRRTEGPCKGELVAVRGERGVPECARAARRLVSQSQLSDFTLLGSPWGSVQGLVQSACGGALQQGGYQSRRLASKLLRAQGASGNGSGAANGHCCRRDRDLSGRSSTAANGSGPGAGSSSWLSTVKSSGYAALCASTASSGPYMRQLLAAAQSSSPTASASPPPSSSAALQAQAPAYMDDDGLPVALDAVQQRLRQIEATYKQEVEVLRRQVRQLQMRLESKQYCTPPSEPDMDYEDDITCLRESDDSAEEDSLSDHSEDRFSEGSWDRIERKDTEVSAPHSLLQVTRWVPDHMASHCFNCDSEFWIAKRRHHCRNCGNVFCKDCCHLKLPIPDQQLYDPVLVCNTCHDLLLESRTREIRSQQLKKPIATASS